A window of Bos taurus isolate L1 Dominette 01449 registration number 42190680 breed Hereford chromosome 8, ARS-UCD2.0, whole genome shotgun sequence contains these coding sequences:
- the OR13J1B gene encoding olfactory receptor family 13 subfamily J member 1B: protein MEPVNSTEVSEFFLKGFSGYPALEHLFFPLCSAMYLVTLLGNTGIVVVSVLDARLHTPMYFFLGNLSILDICYTSTFVPLMLVHLLSAQKTISFLGCALQMCLSLSTGSTECLLLAIMAYDRYLAICRPLRYPVLMSHRLCWLLAGAAWVLGLCKSVTETVIAMRLPFCGHRVVSHFICEILAVLKLACGDTSISEVFLLVGAILLLPVPLAFICLSYTLILATTLRVPSAAGRRKAFSTCSAHLAVVMLFYGTVIFMYMKPKSKEAHISDEVFTVLYAVVTPMLNPVIYSLRNKEVKEAARKVWGRIQTSR from the coding sequence ATGGAGCCAGTCAACAGCACAGAGGTGTCTGAGTTCTTCCTGAAAGGATTTTCAGGTTACCCTGCCCTGGAGCACCTGTTCTTCCCTCTGTGCTCAGCCATGTACCTGGTGACCCTGCTGGGGAACACAGGCATCGTGGTGGTCAGCGTGCTGGATGCCCGCCtgcacacacccatgtacttcttcctgggCAACCTCTCCATCCTGGACATCTGCTACACATCCACTTTTGTCCCCCTGATGCTTGTCCACCTCCTGTCAGCCCAGAAGACCATCTCCTTTCTTGGCTGTGCACTCCAGATGTGTCTGAGTCTGTCTACAGGCTCCACAGAGTGTCTGCTGCTCGCCATCATGGCCTATGATCGCTACCTGGCCATCTGCCGGCCCCTTAGGTACCCCGTGCTGATGAGCCACCGGCTCTGCTGGTTGCTGGCCGGAGCTGCCTGGGTCCTCGGTCTCTGCAAGTCAGTGACTGAGACAGTCATCGCCATGAGGCTGCCCTTCTGTGGCCACCGTGTGGTCAGTCACTTCATCTGCGAGATCCTGGCAGTCCTGAAGCTGGCCTGTGGTGACACGTCCATCAGTGAGGTCTTCCTGCTGGTGGGTGCCATCTTGCTGCTGCCCGTGCCCCTGGCCTTCATCTGCCTGTCCTACACACTTATCCTGGCCACCACCCTGAGGGTACCCTCAGCCGCCGGGCGCCGCAAAGCCTTCTCTACTTGCTCAGCACACCTGGCCGTGGTTATGCTTTTCTATGGCACCGTCATCTTCATGTACATGAAACCCAAGAGCAAGGAGGCTCATATCTCTGATGAGGTCTTCACGGTCCTCTATGCTgtggtcacacccatgctgaaccccgtcatctacagcctgaggaacaaGGAGGTGAAGGAGGCTGCCAGGAAGGTGTGGGGCAGGATACAGACCTCCAGGTGA